The proteins below are encoded in one region of Chrysemys picta bellii isolate R12L10 chromosome 4, ASM1138683v2, whole genome shotgun sequence:
- the LOC101935263 gene encoding caspase recruitment domain-containing protein 8-like isoform X2, translating into MGWGGQYWVLDRLKECELPRYKFSLRRFPLKEGYERIPWGRLRRADSIELSDLVSRYYGKRYGKQVTERLLRDIKGASAAGAHTVSERHGEVIPYKKFSRKIADREWKVENSTYKERPYKCSICGKGFNLKLNLIRHQRIHTGEKPYKCGECGKSFNDSSNLARHERLHLGLKPYNCPECGKSFSVKSNLIRHQRIHTGEKPYNCPKCEKSFSDSSNLARHQRIHTGEKPYNCPKCGKSFNDSSSLTRHQRIHTREKLYKCGECEKSFNDRSNLVRHQRIHTGEKPYICSKCEKSFNDRSILTQHESLHLGLKPYKCPDCGKCFSVKSNLIRHQRIHTGEKPYNCPKCGKSFSDSSNLAKHERIHKRHSGHMEVPHDQISTEELTSASGFTSEETESDSSSAAGIKAARGETSRSQSPTACLRGQHKCNWCVREEEDLPEEIKPEIIQDVDGNQEMYRVHFSRAGWFRCPETELEFEVRAAVTIRYGYGSWRQHLTESQQEQWMVAGPLFDIRVEPTEAVAAIHLPHFLCLRDADKSWMHIAHFIDEGMILENPTQVRLFHAVLENPSFSLIGVFWRRESSVQRIPIHSIVLLYQAQKRVNLTLHLYLIPDDGSRVKAVDVYEEKCRSWFVSKSHFTSKPLCFGSRCIVSSPSEITVTPKELPFLDKPADALQPFTEIHTEDVKEELELSLVEKNDEKPIWAAVIRPDTHFVDQHREQLIQRVTAVDGILDSLHGPVLDTEQYQRVRAERTNPDKMRKLYELFPSWNSDCKEKLYQVLKDKHRHLVEELSGNR; encoded by the exons atggggtggggaggacaaTATTGGGTGCTGGACCGCCTGAAGGAGTGTGAGTTGCCAAGATACAAATTTTCCCTGCGAAGATTTCCCCTGAAGGAGGGCTATGAACGCATCCCCTGGGGCAGGCTGAGACGGGCGGATTCCATCGAGCTCAGTGACCTGGTGAGCAGGTACTATGGGAAGCGCTATGGGAAGCAGGTGACCgagaggctgctgagagacatCAAGGGAGCAAGCGCTG CCGGTGCCCACACGGTGAGTGAGAGACATGGGGAAGTCATTCCCTACAAAAAGTTTTCCAGGAAAATTGCAGACAGAGAATGGAAAGTGGAAAATTCTACATACAAGGAGAGACCTTACAAATGTTCCATTTGTGGGAAAGGATTCAATCTGAAATTAAACCTTATTcggcatcagagaatccacacaggagagaaaccctacaaaTGTGGTGAATGTGGGAAGAGCTTCAATGACAGCTCCAACCTCGCTCGACATGAGAGACtccacctgggactgaagcctTACAACTGTCCtgagtgtgggaagagcttcagtGTGAAATCAAACCTCATCCGCCATcaaagaatccacacaggagagaagccctataATTGCCCCAAATGTGAGAAAAGTTTCAGTGACAGCTCCAACCTCGCTcgccatcagagaatccacacgggagagaagcCCTATAATTGCCCCAaatgtgggaaaagctttaaTGACAGCTCCAGCCTCACTcgccatcagagaatccacactagAGAGAAACTCTACAAATGTGGTGAATGTGAGAAGAGCTTCAATGACAGATCCAACCTTGTCcgccatcagagaatccacacaggagaaaagcCCTATATATGCTCCAAATGTGAGAAAAGCTTCAATGACAGATCCATCCTCACTCAACATGAGAGCCTCCACCTGGGACTAAAGCCTTACAAGTGTCCTGATTGTGGGAAGTGCTTCAGTGTGAAATCAAACCTCATCCgccatcagagaatccatacaggagagaaaccctataattGCCCCAAATGTGGGAAGAGCTTCAGTGACAGCTCCAACCTTGCAAAACATGAGAGAATCCACAAGA GACATTCCGGTCACATGGAAGTTCCTCATGATCAAATTTCCACTGAAGAACTGACATCAGCATCAG gaTTCACCAGTGAAGAGACTGAATCCGACTCTAGTTCTGCTGCAGGGATAAAGGCGGCAAGAG GTGAGACCAGCCGGAGTCAGAGTCCCACTGCCTGCCTCAGAGGACAGCACAAATGTAACTGGTGTGTCagggaggaagag GATCTTCCAGAAGAAATAAAACCAGAGATTATTCAGGACGTAGATGGGAACCAGGAAATGTACAG GGTTCATTTCTCTAGGGCAGGCTGGTTCCGTTGCCCTGAAACTGAACTGGAGTTTGAGGTGAGAGCAGCAGTGACCATCCGCTATGGATACGGCTCCTGGAGGCAGCATCTGACTGAATCGCAGCAGGAGCAATGGATGGTGGCTGGCCCTTTGTTTGACATCCGAGTGGAACCGACTGAGGCTGTGGCAGCCATTCACCTCCCGCACTTCCTGTGTCTCAGAG ATGCCGACAAGTCCTGGATGCATATTGCCCATTTCATCGATGAAGGGATGATCCTGGAGAACCCAACGCAGGTGAGGTTGTTCCACGCCGTGCTGGAGAACCCCAGCTTCTCTCTGATTGGAGTGTTTTGGAGGAGGGAGAGTTCTGTTCAGCGTATTCCGATCCATTCCATTGTACTGCTCTACCAGGCACAAAAGAGAGTTAATCTAACCCTCCACCTCTACCTGATACCTGACGACGGCTCACGGGTCAAG GCAGTTGATGTCTATGAAGAGAAGTGCCGGTCATGGTTTGTGTCTAAGTCTCATTTCACCTCTAAACCCTTGTGCTTCGGCTCTCGCTGCATTGTGTCCAGTCCATCGGAGATAACAGTAACACCCAAA GAACTGCCATTTTTGGATAAACCTGCAGATGCTCTTCAACCATTCACAGAGATCCACACCGAGGATGTAAAGGAGGAGCTGGAGCTCAGCCTGGTAGAGAAAAATGATGAGAAGCCAATCTGGGCGGCTGTCATCAGACCAG ACACACATTTTGTTGACCAACACCGAGAACAGCTGATCCAGCGGGTGACTGCAGTGGACGGCATCCTGGATTCACTGCATGGCCCCGTTCTGGATACTGAACAATACCAGCGTGTCAGAGCCGAGAGAACCAACCCAGACAAGATGCGGAAGCTGTACGAGCTGTTCCCGAGCTGGAATTCAGACTGCAAAGAAAAGCTCTACCAGGTGCTGAAGGACAAACACAGACACCTGGTTGAAGAGCTGAGTGGAAATAGATGA
- the LOC101935263 gene encoding caspase recruitment domain-containing protein 8-like isoform X1 has protein sequence MGWGGQYWVLDRLKECELPRYKFSLRRFPLKEGYERIPWGRLRRADSIELSDLVSRYYGKRYGKQVTERLLRDIKGASAAGAHTVSERHGEVIPYKKFSRKIADREWKVENSTYKERPYKCSICGKGFNLKLNLIRHQRIHTGEKPYKCGECGKSFNDSSNLARHERLHLGLKPYNCPECGKSFSVKSNLIRHQRIHTGEKPYNCPKCEKSFSDSSNLARHQRIHTGEKPYNCPKCGKSFNDSSSLTRHQRIHTREKLYKCGECEKSFNDRSNLVRHQRIHTGEKPYICSKCEKSFNDRSILTQHESLHLGLKPYKCPDCGKCFSVKSNLIRHQRIHTGEKPYNCPKCGKSFSDSSNLAKHERIHKRHSGHMEVPHDQISTEELTSASGFTSEETESDSSSAAGIKAARGETSRSQSPTACLRGQHKCNWCVREEEDLPEEIKPEIIQDVDGNQEMYRVHFSRAGWFRCPETELEFEVRAAVTIRYGYGSWRQHLTESQQEQWMVAGPLFDIRVEPTEAVAAIHLPHFLCLRDADKSWMHIAHFIDEGMILENPTQVRLFHAVLENPSFSLIGVFWRRESSVQRIPIHSIVLLYQAQKRVNLTLHLYLIPDDGSRVKAVDVYEEKCRSWFVSKSHFTSKPLCFGSRCIVSSPSEITVTPKELPFLDKPADALQPFTEIHTEDVKEELELSLVEKNDEKPIWAAVIRPEDLMPSVSSTKMRTDTHFVDQHREQLIQRVTAVDGILDSLHGPVLDTEQYQRVRAERTNPDKMRKLYELFPSWNSDCKEKLYQVLKDKHRHLVEELSGNR, from the exons atggggtggggaggacaaTATTGGGTGCTGGACCGCCTGAAGGAGTGTGAGTTGCCAAGATACAAATTTTCCCTGCGAAGATTTCCCCTGAAGGAGGGCTATGAACGCATCCCCTGGGGCAGGCTGAGACGGGCGGATTCCATCGAGCTCAGTGACCTGGTGAGCAGGTACTATGGGAAGCGCTATGGGAAGCAGGTGACCgagaggctgctgagagacatCAAGGGAGCAAGCGCTG CCGGTGCCCACACGGTGAGTGAGAGACATGGGGAAGTCATTCCCTACAAAAAGTTTTCCAGGAAAATTGCAGACAGAGAATGGAAAGTGGAAAATTCTACATACAAGGAGAGACCTTACAAATGTTCCATTTGTGGGAAAGGATTCAATCTGAAATTAAACCTTATTcggcatcagagaatccacacaggagagaaaccctacaaaTGTGGTGAATGTGGGAAGAGCTTCAATGACAGCTCCAACCTCGCTCGACATGAGAGACtccacctgggactgaagcctTACAACTGTCCtgagtgtgggaagagcttcagtGTGAAATCAAACCTCATCCGCCATcaaagaatccacacaggagagaagccctataATTGCCCCAAATGTGAGAAAAGTTTCAGTGACAGCTCCAACCTCGCTcgccatcagagaatccacacgggagagaagcCCTATAATTGCCCCAaatgtgggaaaagctttaaTGACAGCTCCAGCCTCACTcgccatcagagaatccacactagAGAGAAACTCTACAAATGTGGTGAATGTGAGAAGAGCTTCAATGACAGATCCAACCTTGTCcgccatcagagaatccacacaggagaaaagcCCTATATATGCTCCAAATGTGAGAAAAGCTTCAATGACAGATCCATCCTCACTCAACATGAGAGCCTCCACCTGGGACTAAAGCCTTACAAGTGTCCTGATTGTGGGAAGTGCTTCAGTGTGAAATCAAACCTCATCCgccatcagagaatccatacaggagagaaaccctataattGCCCCAAATGTGGGAAGAGCTTCAGTGACAGCTCCAACCTTGCAAAACATGAGAGAATCCACAAGA GACATTCCGGTCACATGGAAGTTCCTCATGATCAAATTTCCACTGAAGAACTGACATCAGCATCAG gaTTCACCAGTGAAGAGACTGAATCCGACTCTAGTTCTGCTGCAGGGATAAAGGCGGCAAGAG GTGAGACCAGCCGGAGTCAGAGTCCCACTGCCTGCCTCAGAGGACAGCACAAATGTAACTGGTGTGTCagggaggaagag GATCTTCCAGAAGAAATAAAACCAGAGATTATTCAGGACGTAGATGGGAACCAGGAAATGTACAG GGTTCATTTCTCTAGGGCAGGCTGGTTCCGTTGCCCTGAAACTGAACTGGAGTTTGAGGTGAGAGCAGCAGTGACCATCCGCTATGGATACGGCTCCTGGAGGCAGCATCTGACTGAATCGCAGCAGGAGCAATGGATGGTGGCTGGCCCTTTGTTTGACATCCGAGTGGAACCGACTGAGGCTGTGGCAGCCATTCACCTCCCGCACTTCCTGTGTCTCAGAG ATGCCGACAAGTCCTGGATGCATATTGCCCATTTCATCGATGAAGGGATGATCCTGGAGAACCCAACGCAGGTGAGGTTGTTCCACGCCGTGCTGGAGAACCCCAGCTTCTCTCTGATTGGAGTGTTTTGGAGGAGGGAGAGTTCTGTTCAGCGTATTCCGATCCATTCCATTGTACTGCTCTACCAGGCACAAAAGAGAGTTAATCTAACCCTCCACCTCTACCTGATACCTGACGACGGCTCACGGGTCAAG GCAGTTGATGTCTATGAAGAGAAGTGCCGGTCATGGTTTGTGTCTAAGTCTCATTTCACCTCTAAACCCTTGTGCTTCGGCTCTCGCTGCATTGTGTCCAGTCCATCGGAGATAACAGTAACACCCAAA GAACTGCCATTTTTGGATAAACCTGCAGATGCTCTTCAACCATTCACAGAGATCCACACCGAGGATGTAAAGGAGGAGCTGGAGCTCAGCCTGGTAGAGAAAAATGATGAGAAGCCAATCTGGGCGGCTGTCATCAGACCAG AGGACCTGATGCCTTCTGTTTCATCCACTAAGATGCGAACAG ACACACATTTTGTTGACCAACACCGAGAACAGCTGATCCAGCGGGTGACTGCAGTGGACGGCATCCTGGATTCACTGCATGGCCCCGTTCTGGATACTGAACAATACCAGCGTGTCAGAGCCGAGAGAACCAACCCAGACAAGATGCGGAAGCTGTACGAGCTGTTCCCGAGCTGGAATTCAGACTGCAAAGAAAAGCTCTACCAGGTGCTGAAGGACAAACACAGACACCTGGTTGAAGAGCTGAGTGGAAATAGATGA